The genome window cgggtacacCGTCcacaaacatgactgtcaggtcaattggtttctctgaattctccctaggtgtgagtgtgtgtgtgaatggttgtttgtcctgtatgtctctgtgttgccctgcgacagactggcgacctgtccagggtgaaccccgcctctcgcccggaacgtaactggagataggcaccagcaaccctcccgaccccattagggacaagggtgaacagaaaatggatggatggatggatgtaaaaCAGTGGACACTGGAAGGAGAatggactttcttttttttacatgctgAAAATTCATGGGGGGATGATATCAGTACTCATCACAACAGAGACATGGGGCGCTGCATCTGTCATTACCAACATGCTGTAAATATAcaactgcaattttttttttctgctgcacagGTCTCTCCATCATGTTGTGCTCTCTGTGTGCTACCCCACAGCACCAGCCTGCAGAGTATTCTGTTGTGAGAACGCCTCCCCAGTGGAGAATATCCCGCTGTGAAGTGAATGTGTGAACAACACCTTTGGTGAAACTCTACCTAATTCCATGCATACATTCTCCAGGCATTCTTGAGTTCATGTAGGAAAATGCCTTATATACTGTATGAGCACACTGCCAATATACCCTCCATGCAATAttccaaacacttttttttcaaactgtcttattttttttactttctttctcaCACCATAAACACTTCTTTTTGCAGCAGTTTCAGGAAATGTCTAAAGACTACTGACGTTATCATGTGTTCTTGTGttatatacagaaaaaaaatgtgtgttatgCCGGTCATTagttacagtgccttgcaaaagtgttgATACCCTTTGAACCTTTCCAGATGTCATCAAAATAAACTTCTATGTATTCTAGCatgatttcatgtgatagacttatggaaagaaaaatacccatggatttctatatattttttaaaaatacaaatctgaaaagtttgacacatgtgtATTCAGTCTCTGCTACTGGGAAACCTTTAAGTTATATTTACCACAAACAGCTGCGTTTAGAATTGagctaattagtaaatagagtaTAAATATCAAGACtctaatctcagtataaataaagcaataaaggTGTTACTAATCAAGTCACTAATAAAGTTGTCCAATCTATTAtctgcaaatgaaaaataaaatatggaaaagattCATAgcgcagataaaaaaaaaaatctttcaacaTTGCAAATAATGCATGCACTccccctgcgacagactggcgacctgtccagggtgtaccccgcctctcgcccggaacgtagctggagatgggcaccagcaaccctcccgaccccattagggacaagggtgaacagaaaatggatggatggatggatggatggcatgCACTCCCCAAATCTGGAAGAgcggcaagaagaaagccattatttaaagaaatgataagatatttacattttgccacaAGCCATTCAGGGGGCACAACAAACATGATCGGATGGCATCATAACTTAACTTTTTGTCCTATGGCACCACTGCCTATTGAGTGAAAGAAAGTCCTCACCTGACTGTTGTGTCTGTCCCCTCTCTGTTTTTACATAATGCTATAATCCCATATTCTCACATGTGGTCGGTCACAAGGCTGCCATTCTAATCAAAGCAAAGTTGGGCCTTGAGCAGAGCGCTTGCAGTGAGAGCGAGAACTGAGCAGCCAAAGGCAGAAAAAATAGGCTTTTTTGCACTGAAGATTCAGCCCTATTTTACTCTTGCTCTGGTCATTTTGCATTGAGCAGAGTACGACTTCGAAAGTGGGCGGACCGTCATGTCAATCAAATTCCTGCTAAAGCTGCCGAGGCTATCTCCCAAGAGAAAGCAGAATagttttgttcttggttatcCCGTCTAGCTCCTTCTGTATGCACTTGTCAGCGAAGAAGCTGAGGAAACTAATTATCTCAGCGTtacttttaactaaaaaaattttCACCTAAGTGTTCTCTCAGAATTGAACTCACATTTGGTACTGCTGAACTACCACCAAGGCTTGAGTGATTTCCCAGCTACATGTGGAAAATTCCCTCATTCACAGTCTTGGTGACTTCTGATCAGTTCAATTggagaaatgttatttacatttaccaTTAAAATCTGTGACTGAAGAGGCGCTTGTAATTCCAGTGTAGCACAGAGCGCAGATTCATCCTCTAGATCAACTTGAAAACCTTGAGATATTTGATTGTGTACAACTGATACAGACTAGGAAGTTGTGAGATTATATCAGGCTAGGGAGCAGAGTGGGACCGGGCCGGCTCTGCAGTGCCATAGGGGCGAAAGTGTGGAGACGGAGCTCAGTCCCTTTCgttctctttctccctctttctcttcaccttttgtgttttatgatagTTGCGCTGTTGTGTCTATAGCCCTTCCCGATGAAGAACTGCTGTTAGCGAGGAGTCGGCGCCCGTCACTCACTTCCAAGAACCGGCTCTATACGAGCTGAAACATTCCCATCCGACCCATTACTATTCTGAACAAACATCGTTGGTAGGCATGTTCGCATGGACATATGTAATTGGAATAACCTGccaattgaaataaaaatatggtaTCTAAGATCGGATTCAGAACAATAGGAATGAAATTGTGATCCAAATGAAAGTGATGGCTTGTACTGATCAATATTCAAAACACACTTGTTCTGTTGATGTCTTTCTGATTGTGGCAAACTGACTTGATTGCGCATGTCCCAGCTATGTCAACTAATGGGAAAGCAAAACTGGTCTGCTATGGTTAAAACTTTGAAGGATGTTAATTGCCTCCCATTCTCTCATCCTGTAACACTGGAGGACCATTAGCATATGCTTAGCCTGTAGCTTAATTAGGGAGTGCAGTAAAGTCTTAGCCTTTTTTATGGTCCAAGTCCATTTTGGGCActcagaaaatgcaaaacaaacacaggtgCTTCTGCGTTTGTCTTTATGCACTGTGCAGACATGCATGCttcttttgtttgaataaaTCCTGGTGCACATAAACACATCAGGATCAACTTAAATGAAATTGTGCCCACATAAATGatatatttgcattatttaaccCAAATATATTCAATCTGATCAATGCATTTTGTGCACTAATATATCACTATCATGACACGTGGTGGTGGCAATATCAtgctgaaattatgtttttctggAGTAGAGAGAGGGAAACTGATCAGAATTGATTGGAAGATGGAGGGACCTAAATACAAGGAAATCCTTTAGGAcaacctgttagaggctgcaaaacacTTGAAGATGTTAACCATTCAGGAGAAAATTACCTAAAATGAATAGTCAGAGAAATGGCTTAATGGCTTAGAAATCAAAGCACATCCAtaagcaaagaaaatgaaagttcaaaccaaagtcaaattgaaaatgtttcaagactaaaaataaataaataaaaaatccgcTGTTCACAAATGGAACCCTTTCAGCCTGTTCCACAGTGGTTTTACTAATACCAAGGGGTAAAACATTCTGCTGTATATTGCGAGTGGGAATGCAAGTGCacaccacacctttcagatttcttaaaaaagtaagaatttGCATTTCACTTTACAACTATGCTCTAGTCTACATCTTTATgctctattacataaaatccagacATATTAAACTTTCTGATCGTACAAAATGGGATAACTTTAAATgctataaatacttttgcaagtcgTTGCATGTACAAAAATAACCCAACATCATCcgtgtgtttgtatttaaatgacaaggtttttttttttttaactatgccactaattttaaaaaggagaCGTGgatattatttattcagttagCGGGAAAGGGAATTAACTGGTGTGTTTCTCTTCCTCCCAGTCTAACTGAAATTTCAAACCACTTGGGCTTGGCCTCAGCACATCCGTTGGTGACCGTGGTCAACGCACCGTTTCCTTTATTGTAGCCCCGCACAACAATGAAGTGTGATATTTGAAAAAAGACAGATCCGCCACCGGTGAACTAAGACCCACCAATCATTTGTAGTCTGTACCCACGGCGACTTTTGAATCCCTCCTTCTCTTCCCACCTCTTCAAATTCATTGGCTGCCACAGGAGTAGCGACAATGTTTAATGCACCATGCGGTGTCCGGAGTCCAGTCAGTGAGAGGAAGCGCTTGCTGTGCTTAGGGCTGTGTTACGTGCTGAAAATAGTAAGTGATGACTTGGCTtgagtagtttaaaaaaaaaatcaaaattttctcTGACAGCAGCATGGAGACTTATCCTAAAATGCGGCATTGTTGCTGACCACTTCCACAGCAGCTGTCCGTCTGTCTTTGCGCACTTTGACGGGGGGACGACGCACAAGGACAAAATGCCACTACGGGAATCACTAACTCTGAGCTGTCTCGGACGTGGGGAGAGAACACCGATCGCCCTTTAAATGTCCACTGTGGATATCGGCTACCTTTCCACACATCTGGattcttctttcttttacacAGTAATTTTGACAACAGTTTTCCATCCTGAAGAACAGTGACTCACTGCAGGCAGAGGGCGAGCCGCTGCATCCTAATCAGACAGGAGAGAGGTCTTCAGCTCATTGACATTACAGTCATACTTTggagcacttttttttttttttatttctactgcgCTGTACTGTAGAGTGCGTGTGCATCGGAGGCTTGTGGCTTTCCTTCTTCACGGAGGAGAAGAAGGATACGGGTGGTACCTTTAGTGAAGTGGAAATTAAACAATCTCTTCATCGCACTGGAATtgactgttttgattttttttactgttaccCTTTTGAACTAGCGAAACAGTTTCTCCCGtggtaagattgtgtttttttatatattctttgTGTCTTATCCGCTTTCGTGATTTTCCACCTGAAGCTCTTACTGTTGCTCATTTTCAAACCGGTGTTATTCCCTAACCTTTTCCCGTACACCCCGACGCAACAGCTTCTCTCAAGGACTGTTGAGCGTTAGAGAGAAGCAGAGTTGAGGAAACGGAGAGCAGCAGTGGAGAGAATTAAACGGCTGTGCTGAGATGTTGGCAGCTCATTTCTGACTTTTTACAAGGCTCATTTTAAATATCCGGATTATGCGGATTTGTTAATGCGCGTAAGAAGATAATTTTATATTCACTCCTTCAAATAGCCCTTACAATAGGCCATCCTCAGTTTTACGCCTGCGGCGTTACCGCATTATTAAAGTTGCCCTGTTACACTTCAGTCAGCACCCTCAACAAATGTATGGGTCATTATCTCTCTGGGGTCAAATGATGCATGCACACCACATATAGATTTGAAACTGCCTGCAGAGTCTTGGATTTTGTTATGTATAGACTGCAGGAGAATACTTGCTGCATGTGTATTTATGGGGCTGAGCGCCTTCCAAGGTTAACCAATTAACAATCTTCTCCCATAATTGTGTAGATGAATTACACATGAGCTGTGTCTCATTTTTGGCTTGGCAGTGAATCTGATTTCTTCTGATTTCTCTCTGGCAGGGTGGCTTGtagctcattttgtttttatttgatttactAATTGATTTTcacataacatgtttttttttctccttttcctttctTAGGTGATATGAGTGAACACTTACAATGACTATTCTGTTGGAGTCTGGATCTCGATTATTGTTAAGATGAGTCTGGGTGCTCAGCTGAATATAAATTAGGCATTCAGTACCACAGATTGCTTGCTGAGGAGAGAAAGCAACAAAGCAAAGACAATCTACAGTGACAAATGTCAAGACATCACATGATGAACTGGACTCTTTTCTTTACCCGTCGTGATAGAAGTATCAAATCTGAACAGAATATCAACAGGTCACAGATAGAATAATCACTGCAAAGATTTAAGCAGCTTTTACTGAGTGGAGATGCatctttctattttctttttcctcctgttGTGGGCTCAAGCCTTGACATTGAAAAACTTGAATTACTCTGTCCCGGAGGAACAGGGACCAGGAACAGTGATTGGGAACATTGCCAAAGATGCCAGGCTTGGACTCGAACAGATTGGGCCGGGAGGACAGGGTAAGAAAGCCAACTTTAGGGTGTTGGAGAACTCAGCCCCACATCTTATCGACGTGGACCCCCAAAGCGGACTGCTGTACACAAAGCAGCGCATCGACAGGGAAACATTGTGTAAGAGAAACCCCAAGTGCCAGCTCTCCATGGAGGTGTTTGCCAATGACAAGGAGATATGCATGATAAAAATAGATATTCAGGACATCAATGACAACTCACCCGTTTTTCCTTCTGATCAAATTGACAtcgacatttctgaaaatgcaGTGCCAGGGACACGCTTTCCTCTGACCAGTGCACATGACCCTGATGCAGGGGAAAATGGCCTAAAAACGTATCAAATAACTCGCGATGACTACAATCTCTTTTCATTGGAGGTAAAATCCCGAGGGGATGGGACCAAATTCCCAGAATTAGTCATTCAGCGTCCACTGGACAGAGAAGAACGAAGCCATCACACTCTCATTTTGTCAGCCACTGATGGTGGAGAATATCCTAGATCAGGTACAATGCAGATAAATGTTAAAGTTATAGATTCCAACGATAACAGTCCAGTATTTGATCAATCTTCATATGTTGTAGAAATTCCTGAAAATTCACCTCCTGGAAAAGTCTTAATTGATTTAAATGCTACAGACCCTGATGAGGGAAACAATGGTCAAGTAGTTTATTCGTTTAGTGGCTATGCTCCTGAGAGAATCCGTGAGCTATTCTCAATAGATTCTAGAACAGGAGTCATAAAGATTCAGGGGGAAATTGATTATGAAGAGAGCTCAGTTATCGAGATTGACGTCCAGGCAAAAGATCTAGGTCCCAATCCAATCCCGGGCCACTGTAAAGTCACCGTTAAAGTACTTGACAGGAATGATAACTGGCCATCTATAGGCTTTGTGTCTGTGAGACAGGGGGCCATCAGTGAAGCAGCACCCCCAGGCACTGTCATTGCTCTGGTCCGTGTCACAGACAAGGACGCTGGAAGAAATGGGCAGCTCCAGTGCAAGGTGTTGGGTAATGTCCCTTTTAAACTTGAGGAGAACTATGATAACTTCTACACAGTGGTTACAGACAGGCCCCTGGACAGAGAGGTGCAGGATGAATACAACGTTACTATTGTAGCCAAAGACAATGGCATTCCTCCTTTAAACTCCACAAAATCTTTTACGGTGAAGATTCTTGATGAGAACGATAATGTTCCTCGTTTCACCAAGTCAGTCTACCTACTTCAAATTCCTGAGAACAACATCCCTGGGGAGTACCTAGGTTCAGTTCTGGCACATGACCCAGATCTAGGCCAGAATGGCACTGTGTACTACAGTATTATCAACTCCAACGTGAGTGGGGGTGATGTCAACACCTATGTTAATGTAAATGCCGCAAACGGAGCCATCTATGCTGTAAGATCTTTTAACTATGagcaaataaagtattttgactTCAAAGTTCTTGCTAAAGACGCAGGATCTCCACACTTAGAGAGCAATGCTACTGTGCGCATTAGTGTCTTGGACGTCAACGACAACATCCCTGTCATAGTTTTGCCGCTTCTCCAGAATGACACAGCTGAAATCCATGTTCCACGAAATGTTGGAGTTGGCTACATTGTTACCACAGTGAGAGCAGTAGATAATGACTATGGTGAGAGTGGAAGACTCACCTATGAAATTTCAGATGGCAATGAAGAACACCTCTTTGAGATTGATCCTATAACTGGGGAGGTGCGAACGGCTCACCCTTTCTGGGATGATGTAAGTCCCATTGTTGAGTTGATCATTCGTGTATCAGACCACGGCAAGCCAACTCTAACTGCCGCTGCCAGACTCATTGTCAAGGCTTCCAACGGGCGTCCTCCAGATGGACTTCCACACATGAAAGACAATCAAAACTGGGACATGTCACTGCCTCTTATTGTGACTCTGAGCATCATATCTATCATGCTTCTAGCTGCCATGGTGACCATAGCAATCAAGTGCAAGCGGGAGAACAAGGAAATTCGTACTTATAATTGTCGCATTGCAGAGTACTCGCACCCACAGCTGGGTAAaggcaagaagaaaaagatcaaCAAGAACGACATCATGCTGGTGCAAAGCGAAGTGGAGGAGCGGGATGCCATGAATGTGATGAATGTGGTAAGCAGCCCTTCCCTGGCCACCTCTCCCATGTACTTTGACTATCAGACACGCCTGCCACTCAGCTCAccaaggtcagaggtcatgtaCCTCAAACCCACTGCCAATAACCTCAGCGTGCCCCAAAGCCACGTGGGATGCCACACCAGCTTCACAGGCCCAGTCACCAGCACTACAGACACACCTACTAACCGCATGTCCATCATACAGGTAAGAGAAATTGCATTCTTCTCCACTGTGGTACCATCGTTTTTAGATCACAAGCTGCACAAAGCTCCCATTTCCCACATCGCCActtacttttgtttctttaaatgaaaaaaaaggcaagGACAGACAGTGGCAGAGCGACCCAGGagcagtgataaaaaaaaaagatgcaaggGAGGGGTGAGCATTAGAAGGATTAAACTGCCATTCTGGTGCTTACATAGAACGGAGCCGATGACATCAACGCAAATCTGTTGTGCCGGAAATATGTGacaacaacttttatttattttcttagatcAGCTTCTGTGCAGTTGTTTTTATatcactttaatgttttctgttcttgtaGGAGAAAGCAATTTATCCcagaaactaaaatattatattGTTCTATAATTGTAATCTGACTATAAAACAGGCATTACCCCTATTTCTTATTCCTAATGCCAATTTAAATTACTAAAGAATTACctacaaaaaacacaaccatGTATTTAGTATGCAATGCATTTAGTTGGTTAAAACAACAGCTTATATGAAGAGGAAACTATCTCTAATATGTATGTCTTAGTATGACATTCTATTCTACAGTTTCTTTCATACTTATTCTAGTGGTTTTAATTCCTGGCGATAAGGAGATTGTACTTATTTTCTTGACTACTTTATACGTCTTTGTGCCAAGTAGTAGGGTACATAAGCTTCCAACGTGATAAGTTCTCAAAGTCTTTGACCGTAAGCCCATTAAAGGTCTGTCGTGGTCGACAAGGATTAAACCCAGCTTAAGCTAGTGGTGTATTCCACGACACCTAATGGGCAGTCACAGTGAAGTTAACCAATGTCTTGTTTTCTTACTATTGTTCCAGTTTTGGTTGATATCTGTCCCTTCTAAATGTAGTTTTGATGGGTGTTGTTTCTATTATCTGGGTTAATTATTTTGCTATTTGATAAAGGCCTTAATTTATATTCCCCAAATATAGCACAAATTTATTCTCCATATTTATTATGTTCAGCTACTTCTTATTCAGAACAGATGTAATCTTGGAGCActatatatagaaaaaataaacaggtgCAATTTAAAACCAGTTATGCTTATTATCTCCACTTATCCTCTGAGACTTCAACTATCATAGTCTAGGTTACGCTGCTTGCAGGGAACAACCCTGATGGAGTTTGGGATGATGACTGCGATCATTTACCAGGAAAGAAGGCAAATGTCTGTTGTTCTGTCTCACATTCTTTGCCCTCCTTCTATTATGAACTGACTCTGAAGGCCAGAGGTCAGCACAAAGACCGTTAATGCTTTCTGTTATGAGGGACAAAATAATTGCTGGTCCATTCCACAGACAGTTTCCCTGCTAATCTACTCATGATGAATTGGACTGCATTAGGCTGTCTTACACTTGTTTATTAATGTTCTTCTCCTTAACTGTTAAAggcaaaaattaaacaacaaaaaaacaagagggaTCACCACACTCTACAGTGCCTTGTTTATGGAAGGTCCCTTCAACGTATGGGTGCTTTATTGTATTATTCAATAGAAACCTGTGTTGAGGGAGATGGCCTGAGGCATTAAGTTTCTTCAGAAGCTGTACAGAAACATATCAGTTTCttccctcctccttcctcctaCCCTCACTCCATTCGCATGGACAGTAAGTAACCTGAGTCAGGAAAGTGTCTATGGTAAAAATGTcaggaaacaaagacagaatTCCCCTTCTATCGATCCAAGGCCTCTCGGCCCATCTGTCACTGTGGTTGCCACAGTGGTGTGGCTGAgtaggaaaaacaaatgaatagaTGAATAAACCGGATGAACATATCACCTCTTCACAAGGGCACCTTTGTGGTGCTGGCTGCATCTGTGCATTGTGGAGCAATATTAACTGCCTGCAATGTGTGGTCTTCATCTGTAGAGCTGGTTtacacaaataatattttatagtgGTGCACTAGGAGAGGGGCTGAGATGGTGTTTAGCTTGAATAGAGGAATGATATAAAGAATTCAGCAAAGCTCCACTTTCCTTATTATCCTCATCACCATGCAAGGACATTACATAGTGGAGAATATTGTCATTCGTAAACAGAATTCCCTAGAAGAGATGGATGATATACAGCGAAGCCTAATTCCGCTTAAGGCGTAAAAGGAAATTACTGTGTGTGGAATCAATAATAAAACCAGTCTGTAGCAAAATTCCTCGGGGTTCAGGATGAATGGactgtaatatttttgcttaacaGAGCCTGTGCTAAAAGTGACTGGAAATGGATTCAGATTCACCAAACTGGAAGTCACTTACTGACTTGTTTAGAGGCTCTCCTTTTTAAGTCTTCATTGTGACCACATTTTAAAACTCTGCTTTGT of Xiphophorus couchianus chromosome 4, X_couchianus-1.0, whole genome shotgun sequence contains these proteins:
- the pcdh17 gene encoding protocadherin-17 isoform X1, which produces MHLSIFFFLLLWAQALTLKNLNYSVPEEQGPGTVIGNIAKDARLGLEQIGPGGQGKKANFRVLENSAPHLIDVDPQSGLLYTKQRIDRETLCKRNPKCQLSMEVFANDKEICMIKIDIQDINDNSPVFPSDQIDIDISENAVPGTRFPLTSAHDPDAGENGLKTYQITRDDYNLFSLEVKSRGDGTKFPELVIQRPLDREERSHHTLILSATDGGEYPRSGTMQINVKVIDSNDNSPVFDQSSYVVEIPENSPPGKVLIDLNATDPDEGNNGQVVYSFSGYAPERIRELFSIDSRTGVIKIQGEIDYEESSVIEIDVQAKDLGPNPIPGHCKVTVKVLDRNDNWPSIGFVSVRQGAISEAAPPGTVIALVRVTDKDAGRNGQLQCKVLGNVPFKLEENYDNFYTVVTDRPLDREVQDEYNVTIVAKDNGIPPLNSTKSFTVKILDENDNVPRFTKSVYLLQIPENNIPGEYLGSVLAHDPDLGQNGTVYYSIINSNVSGGDVNTYVNVNAANGAIYAVRSFNYEQIKYFDFKVLAKDAGSPHLESNATVRISVLDVNDNIPVIVLPLLQNDTAEIHVPRNVGVGYIVTTVRAVDNDYGESGRLTYEISDGNEEHLFEIDPITGEVRTAHPFWDDVSPIVELIIRVSDHGKPTLTAAARLIVKASNGRPPDGLPHMKDNQNWDMSLPLIVTLSIISIMLLAAMVTIAIKCKRENKEIRTYNCRIAEYSHPQLGKGKKKKINKNDIMLVQSEVEERDAMNVMNVVSSPSLATSPMYFDYQTRLPLSSPRSEVMYLKPTANNLSVPQSHVGCHTSFTGPVTSTTDTPTNRMSIIQTDSFPTEPNYMGSRQQFVQSSSTFKDPERASLRDSGHGDSDQADSDQDTNKGSCCDMSAKEALKLKAAGVKPPPLEQDEDCLNCTEECRVLGHSDRCWMPQFPAGGNQAEGVDYRNNMFVPAGMEAVAETETYETVNPNGKKTFCTFGKERRDHTILVANVKPYLKAKRALSPLLQEVPSASSSPTKGCSTMPPCSAVKGPADGAEGKPPLASCSVHYGPPDGQYLSPTKQTRDQGVYPSLPPSDPVAKVLAEARSRISQEAAGEMECVLEQAEPDSSRDGMDADQVVRDIDKLLQDCRESEATGTLRK
- the pcdh17 gene encoding protocadherin-17 isoform X2, with the protein product MHLSIFFFLLLWAQALTLKNLNYSVPEEQGPGTVIGNIAKDARLGLEQIGPGGQGKKANFRVLENSAPHLIDVDPQSGLLYTKQRIDRETLCKRNPKCQLSMEVFANDKEICMIKIDIQDINDNSPVFPSDQIDIDISENAVPGTRFPLTSAHDPDAGENGLKTYQITRDDYNLFSLEVKSRGDGTKFPELVIQRPLDREERSHHTLILSATDGGEYPRSGTMQINVKVIDSNDNSPVFDQSSYVVEIPENSPPGKVLIDLNATDPDEGNNGQVVYSFSGYAPERIRELFSIDSRTGVIKIQGEIDYEESSVIEIDVQAKDLGPNPIPGHCKVTVKVLDRNDNWPSIGFVSVRQGAISEAAPPGTVIALVRVTDKDAGRNGQLQCKVLGNVPFKLEENYDNFYTVVTDRPLDREVQDEYNVTIVAKDNGIPPLNSTKSFTVKILDENDNVPRFTKSVYLLQIPENNIPGEYLGSVLAHDPDLGQNGTVYYSIINSNVSGGDVNTYVNVNAANGAIYAVRSFNYEQIKYFDFKVLAKDAGSPHLESNATVRISVLDVNDNIPVIVLPLLQNDTAEIHVPRNVGVGYIVTTVRAVDNDYGESGRLTYEISDGNEEHLFEIDPITGEVRTAHPFWDDVSPIVELIIRVSDHGKPTLTAAARLIVKASNGRPPDGLPHMKDNQNWDMSLPLIVTLSIISIMLLAAMVTIAIKCKRENKEIRTYNCRIAEYSHPQLGKGKKKKINKNDIMLVQSEVEERDAMNVMNVVSSPSLATSPMYFDYQTRLPLSSPRSEVMYLKPTANNLSVPQSHVGCHTSFTGPVTSTTDTPTNRMSIIQTDSFPTEPNYMGSRQQFVQSSTFKDPERASLRDSGHGDSDQADSDQDTNKGSCCDMSAKEALKLKAAGVKPPPLEQDEDCLNCTEECRVLGHSDRCWMPQFPAGGNQAEGVDYRNNMFVPAGMEAVAETETYETVNPNGKKTFCTFGKERRDHTILVANVKPYLKAKRALSPLLQEVPSASSSPTKGCSTMPPCSAVKGPADGAEGKPPLASCSVHYGPPDGQYLSPTKQTRDQGVYPSLPPSDPVAKVLAEARSRISQEAAGEMECVLEQAEPDSSRDGMDADQVVRDIDKLLQDCRESEATGTLRK
- the pcdh17 gene encoding protocadherin-17 isoform X3; the encoded protein is MHLSIFFFLLLWAQALTLKNLNYSVPEEQGPGTVIGNIAKDARLGLEQIGPGGQGKKANFRVLENSAPHLIDVDPQSGLLYTKQRIDRETLCKRNPKCQLSMEVFANDKEICMIKIDIQDINDNSPVFPSDQIDIDISENAVPGTRFPLTSAHDPDAGENGLKTYQITRDDYNLFSLEVKSRGDGTKFPELVIQRPLDREERSHHTLILSATDGGEYPRSGTMQINVKVIDSNDNSPVFDQSSYVVEIPENSPPGKVLIDLNATDPDEGNNGQVVYSFSGYAPERIRELFSIDSRTGVIKIQGEIDYEESSVIEIDVQAKDLGPNPIPGHCKVTVKVLDRNDNWPSIGFVSVRQGAISEAAPPGTVIALVRVTDKDAGRNGQLQCKVLGNVPFKLEENYDNFYTVVTDRPLDREVQDEYNVTIVAKDNGIPPLNSTKSFTVKILDENDNVPRFTKSVYLLQIPENNIPGEYLGSVLAHDPDLGQNGTVYYSIINSNVSGGDVNTYVNVNAANGAIYAVRSFNYEQIKYFDFKVLAKDAGSPHLESNATVRISVLDVNDNIPVIVLPLLQNDTAEIHVPRNVGVGYIVTTVRAVDNDYGESGRLTYEISDGNEEHLFEIDPITGEVRTAHPFWDDVSPIVELIIRVSDHGKPTLTAAARLIVKASNGRPPDGLPHMKDNQNWDMSLPLIVTLSIISIMLLAAMVTIAIKCKRENKEIRTYNCRIAEYSHPQLGKGKKKKINKNDIMLVQSEVEERDAMNVMNVTDSFPTEPNYMGSRQQFVQSSSTFKDPERASLRDSGHGDSDQADSDQDTNKGSCCDMSAKEALKLKAAGVKPPPLEQDEDCLNCTEECRVLGHSDRCWMPQFPAGGNQAEGVDYRNNMFVPAGMEAVAETETYETVNPNGKKTFCTFGKERRDHTILVANVKPYLKAKRALSPLLQEVPSASSSPTKGCSTMPPCSAVKGPADGAEGKPPLASCSVHYGPPDGQYLSPTKQTRDQGVYPSLPPSDPVAKVLAEARSRISQEAAGEMECVLEQAEPDSSRDGMDADQVVRDIDKLLQDCRESEATGTLRK